One region of Mycolicibacterium lutetiense genomic DNA includes:
- a CDS encoding steroid 3-ketoacyl-CoA thiolase, producing the protein MGNPVIVEATRSPIGKRNGWLSGLHATELLGAVQKALIEKAGIDAGSVEQLIGGCVTQFGEQGNNVTRQSWLVAGLPEHVGATTVDCQCGSAQQANHLVAGLIATGAIDIGIACGIEAMSRVGLGANGGGARAASWDIDLPNQFEAAERIAKRRGITRTDLDALGFASQARAKQAWAEGRFDREISPIDAPVIDENKQPTAEWNTVSRDQGLRDTTLEGLAALKPVMEGGTHTAGTSSQISDGAAAVLWMDEDKAKALGLKPRARIISQANVGAETYYHLDGPVQSTAKVLEKAGMKMGDIDLVEINEAFASVVLSWAQVHGADMDKVNVNGGAIALGHPVGSTGARLITTALHELERSDKSTALITMCAGGALSTGTIIERI; encoded by the coding sequence ATGGGTAACCCTGTCATCGTCGAAGCCACCCGCAGTCCTATCGGTAAGCGCAATGGCTGGTTGTCCGGCCTGCACGCCACCGAGCTTCTTGGCGCCGTCCAGAAGGCTCTCATCGAGAAGGCCGGGATCGACGCCGGAAGCGTCGAGCAACTGATCGGCGGCTGCGTCACCCAGTTCGGCGAGCAGGGCAACAATGTCACCCGGCAGTCCTGGCTGGTCGCCGGACTGCCCGAACACGTCGGCGCCACCACCGTCGACTGCCAGTGCGGCAGCGCCCAGCAGGCCAACCATCTGGTCGCCGGGCTGATCGCCACCGGTGCCATCGACATCGGCATCGCCTGTGGCATCGAGGCAATGAGCCGGGTCGGGCTCGGCGCCAACGGCGGCGGCGCCCGCGCCGCGTCATGGGACATCGACCTGCCCAACCAGTTCGAGGCCGCCGAGCGCATCGCCAAGCGCCGTGGCATCACCCGCACTGACCTCGACGCGCTCGGCTTCGCCTCGCAGGCCAGGGCCAAGCAGGCCTGGGCCGAGGGCCGGTTCGACCGCGAGATCTCGCCGATCGACGCGCCGGTCATCGACGAGAACAAGCAGCCGACCGCTGAATGGAACACGGTCAGCCGCGACCAGGGCCTGCGCGACACCACCCTCGAAGGCCTGGCGGCGCTGAAGCCGGTCATGGAGGGGGGCACGCACACCGCCGGTACGTCCTCGCAGATCTCCGACGGCGCCGCCGCGGTGCTGTGGATGGACGAGGACAAGGCGAAGGCGCTGGGCCTCAAGCCGCGCGCCCGGATCATCAGCCAGGCCAACGTCGGCGCCGAAACCTACTACCACCTCGACGGTCCGGTGCAGTCCACCGCGAAGGTCCTCGAGAAGGCCGGGATGAAGATGGGCGACATCGACCTGGTCGAGATCAACGAGGCGTTCGCCTCGGTGGTGCTGTCCTGGGCCCAGGTGCACGGTGCCGACATGGACAAGGTCAACGTCAACGGCGGCGCCATCGCCCTGGGTCACCCGGTCGGTTCGACCGGCGCCCG